The following proteins are encoded in a genomic region of Magnolia sinica isolate HGM2019 chromosome 1, MsV1, whole genome shotgun sequence:
- the LOC131218683 gene encoding Bowman-Birk type proteinase inhibitor-like isoform X2, whose translation MERKALSVVLIVALLATSFLELEARVEFFTSGVNGGEDEPCCDRCICALTWPPQCQCFDVKSYCHSSCKNCVCTRSIPPQCRCLDIKQDKCDKACTTTGVEK comes from the exons ATGGAGAGGAAAGCTTTGAGCGTGGTGTTGATCGTGGCTCTCCTTGCCACCTCTTTCCTCGAGCTTGAAGCTCGAGTGGAATTCTTCACTTCAGGAG TTAATGGCGGTGAAGATGAGCCATGCTGTGACCGATGCATTTGCGCTCTAACCTGGCCACCGCAATGCCAATGCTTCGATGTGAAGAGCTACTGCCACAGTTCATGCAAGAATTGCGTTTGCACCAGGTCCATTCCCCCTCAATGCCGCTGTTTGGACATCAAGCAGGACAAATGCGACAAGGCTTGCACGACTACAGGCGTTGAGAAGTAA
- the LOC131218683 gene encoding Bowman-Birk type proteinase inhibitor-like isoform X1 has product MERKALSVVLIVALLATSFLELEARVEFFTSGVIMLFSVNGGEDEPCCDRCICALTWPPQCQCFDVKSYCHSSCKNCVCTRSIPPQCRCLDIKQDKCDKACTTTGVEK; this is encoded by the exons ATGGAGAGGAAAGCTTTGAGCGTGGTGTTGATCGTGGCTCTCCTTGCCACCTCTTTCCTCGAGCTTGAAGCTCGAGTGGAATTCTTCACTTCAGGAG TTATAATGCTTTTTTCAGTTAATGGCGGTGAAGATGAGCCATGCTGTGACCGATGCATTTGCGCTCTAACCTGGCCACCGCAATGCCAATGCTTCGATGTGAAGAGCTACTGCCACAGTTCATGCAAGAATTGCGTTTGCACCAGGTCCATTCCCCCTCAATGCCGCTGTTTGGACATCAAGCAGGACAAATGCGACAAGGCTTGCACGACTACAGGCGTTGAGAAGTAA